In a genomic window of Wyeomyia smithii strain HCP4-BCI-WySm-NY-G18 chromosome 1, ASM2978416v1, whole genome shotgun sequence:
- the LOC129719305 gene encoding solute carrier family 46 member 3-like → MTQELGAASVPEKMKEKHLLPPQQQQSKGPRPSTTNTLLEKFRYFKNNITVEPIVACYIMPSVLAGLATQNLNLEKACRVNLDYGDTICDALTRRETANYTHEEEMIQQMVARMAGWKTVLQSALPCLLILFWGSWSDRHGRRKPCILIPIIGEFTTAIGLILCTYFERVPMEVAAVTEALFPALTGGWFTMFMGVFSYIADVTTTEERTLRIGIVNLCFSLGVPIGMAFSGILLKQIGFYGVFSISAILYLVAFFYGVFFLKEVDIVDEKERLKAKEKNMVADFFDKEHVLQTFRVAFKKGERQRRLRVIMLMIVVMVVIGPLHGEMSVIYLFTRYRFNWSEVEFSFFSTYGMLTGLVGTIFSVGVFSHLLKIDDALIGMMSCMSKILSSFVYAFAVTTWQLYLGPIVEMLNGTSFISMRSIASKLVASDELGKVNSLFGVAEALMPLVYAPMYTTVYAATINVLPGAFFLLGGALTAPAVVIFLWMYGVHKREDKILAEESRLSDKYKQLGEGVENGTASGPSVMNGTVEGAKAEPDTVVLTGRLGSIRRPSSARRSSAVSVNEDGVVNAVYAPDENEKVIHETLEIVRDLPVLHVEHCKL, encoded by the exons ATGACGCAAGAGCTGGGTGCCGCGTCGGTGCCGGAGAAAATGAAGGAAAAGCACCTGTTGCCACCGCAACAGCAGCAAAGCAAGGGCCCGCGCCCCTCCACCACCAACACGCTGCTGGAAAAGTTTCGCTACTTCAAGAACAACATCACAGTTGAGCCCATCGTCGCGTGCTACATTATGCCCAGCGTGCTGGCCGGGCTGGCCACACAGAATCTCAATCTGGAGAAAGCCTGCCGGGTCAATCTGGACTACGGGGATACGATCTGCGATGCACTGACGCGACGAGAAACGGCCAACTATACACA TGAAGAGGAAATGATCCAACAGATGGTGGCTCGTATGGCCGGTTGGAAAACTGTCCTGCAAAGTGCCCTGCCCTGTTTGCTTATATTGTTCTGGGGTTCCTGGAGCGATCGGCACGGTCGCCGGAAACCGTGCATTCTAATACCGATAATCGGTGAATTTACCACAGCGATCGGTCTGATACTGTGCACCTACTTTGAACGAGTGCCGATGGAAGTGGCGGCCGTAACGGAGGCCCTTTTTCCGGCGCTTACCGGAGGTTGGTTCACAATGTTCATGGGTGTGTTCAGCTACATTGCGGATGTCACCACGACCGAGGAACGGACACTTCGCATCGGTATTGTGAACCTGTGCTTTTCGTTGGGTGTTCCTATCGGAATGGCGTTCAGTGGAATTCTTTTGAA ACAAATCGGGTTTTACGGCGTATTCTCGATTTCGGCCATCCTCTATCTGGTGGCCTTCTTCTACGGTGTGTTCTTCCTCAAAGAGGTCGACATTGTCGACGAGAAAGAACGGCTGAAGGCGAAGGAGAAGAACATGGTGGCGGATTTCTTCGACAAGGAGCACGTGCTGCAAACCTTCCGGGTGGCATTCAAAAAAGGCGAGCGCCAACGCCGGCTGCGGGTAATAATGCTGATGATCGTGGTCATGGTTGTCATCGGACCGCTGCATG GTGAGATGTCTGTGATCTATCTCTTCACACGTTATCGCTTCAACTGGAGCGAGGTGGAGTTTAGCTTCTTCTCCACGTACGGCATGTTGACCGGGTTGGTGGGGACGATCTTTTCGGTGGGTGTGTTTTCCCATCTGCTGAAAATCGACGACGCTCTGATCGGGATGATGTCCTGCATGTCGAAGATCCTATCGAGTTTCGTGTACGCTTTTGCCGTCACCACATGGCAGTTGTATCTCG GGCCAATCGTGGAAATGTTGAACGGCACCTCGTTCATCTCGATGCGGTCGATCGCATCGAAGTTGGTTGCTAGCGATGAACTCGGAAAGGTGAATTCACTTTTCGGTGTAGCGGAAGCACTGATGCCACTCGTTTACGCCCCAATGTATACTACCGTGTATGCCGCTACGATAAATGTACTGCCGGGGGCATTTTTCTTGCTGGGCGGCGCATTGACGGCACCGGCAGTGGTGATTTTCTT GTGGATGTACGGCGTGCATAAACGGGAAGATAAGATACTGGCAGAAGAGTCTCGACTGAGTGACAAGTACAAACAGCTTGGCGAGGGCGTGGAAAATGGAACCGCGTCAGGTCCGAGTGTAATGAATGGAACGGTAGAAGGTGCAAAGGCCGAGCCTGACACGGTCGTTCTCACTGGACGGCTTGGATCCATCCGGAGGCCATCCTCGGCGAGGAGATCGTCGGCCGTAAGTGTGAACGAGGATGGGGTTGTGAATGCCGTTTATGCACCGGACGAAAACGAGAAAGTTATTCACGAAACGTTAGAAATAGTTAGGGATCTACCTGTGCTACACGTGGAACATTGCAAACTGTGA